From a single Arthrobacter sp. SLBN-112 genomic region:
- the nusB gene encoding transcription antitermination factor NusB: MSARGKARNRALDVLFEAEQRSVSAFDVLRARREKTDQVVNPYTLEIVEGVVSQQAAIDEFLETYSQGWSLERMPSVDRIILRIGTWELLYNDDVPDGVAVSEAVALAKTLSTDESPQFINGLLGRLQQLKPSLLA; encoded by the coding sequence GTGAGCGCCCGCGGTAAAGCCCGCAACAGGGCACTGGATGTTCTGTTCGAGGCAGAGCAGCGCTCTGTTTCGGCGTTCGACGTGCTTCGGGCACGCCGGGAAAAGACCGACCAGGTGGTCAACCCCTACACCTTGGAGATCGTCGAAGGCGTCGTGTCCCAGCAGGCAGCCATCGACGAGTTCCTGGAGACGTACTCGCAGGGCTGGAGCTTGGAGCGGATGCCGTCGGTGGACCGCATCATCCTGCGCATCGGCACCTGGGAGCTTCTTTACAACGACGACGTCCCGGACGGTGTGGCGGTCAGCGAGGCCGTAGCGCTGGCCAAGACGCTGTCGACGGACGAGTCGCCGCAGTTCATCAACGGTCTGCTGGGCCGGCTGCAGCAGCTGAAGCCTTCGCTGCTCGCGTAG
- the efp gene encoding elongation factor P, whose protein sequence is MATTNDIKNGTVLKLEGQLWNVIEFQHVKPGKGGAFVRTKMRNVMSGKVVDKTFNAGLKIETATVDRRDYQYLYQDGADFVFMDTSDYDQITVSGATVGDATNFMLENQMVNIAIHDGNPLYIELPPSVVLEITYTEPGLQGDRSSAGTKPATLETGYEIQVPLFIENNTKVKVDTRDGSYLGRVTE, encoded by the coding sequence GTGGCAACCACTAACGACATTAAGAACGGAACGGTCCTGAAGCTTGAGGGCCAGCTCTGGAACGTCATCGAATTCCAGCACGTCAAGCCCGGCAAGGGCGGCGCCTTTGTCCGGACCAAGATGCGCAACGTGATGTCCGGCAAGGTTGTTGACAAGACCTTCAACGCCGGGCTCAAGATCGAGACCGCCACCGTTGACCGCCGCGATTACCAGTACCTGTACCAGGACGGCGCGGACTTCGTCTTCATGGACACCTCCGACTACGACCAGATCACCGTCTCCGGTGCCACGGTTGGCGACGCCACCAACTTCATGCTGGAAAACCAGATGGTCAACATCGCCATCCACGACGGCAACCCCCTCTACATCGAACTGCCGCCGAGCGTCGTCCTCGAAATCACCTACACCGAGCCGGGCCTGCAGGGCGACCGCTCCTCCGCAGGCACCAAGCCCGCCACGCTGGAGACCGGCTACGAGATCCAGGTTCCGCTGTTCATCGAGAACAACACGAAGGTCAAGGTGGACACCCGCGACGGCAGCTACCTGGGCCGGGTCACCGAGTAG
- a CDS encoding tetratricopeptide repeat protein — protein MQGDMSGTSDWPEAGFPGIRINPDTLLPQIVNEDVVRETLAASTDPADHIFVLLVQGHASEAAELLAEARFKDPESFLLRVFEAEVLSVTHRMDRAIDLFRQLLAEAHGTPREALALQYLGRTQYAAGQTSAAVESFTRALDLRVAQSADAAQIYSSTVALQRARDVLDLAC, from the coding sequence ATGCAGGGCGACATGAGCGGCACCTCGGACTGGCCCGAGGCGGGGTTCCCGGGGATCCGGATCAACCCCGATACCCTGCTGCCCCAGATCGTCAACGAGGATGTTGTGCGGGAGACCTTGGCCGCCTCAACGGACCCCGCCGACCATATCTTCGTGCTCCTTGTCCAGGGCCACGCCTCCGAGGCTGCCGAACTGCTGGCCGAGGCACGTTTCAAGGACCCCGAATCGTTCCTGCTTCGCGTGTTCGAAGCCGAGGTGCTCAGCGTCACCCATCGCATGGACCGTGCCATTGACCTGTTCCGCCAGCTCCTGGCTGAAGCGCACGGGACGCCGCGTGAAGCACTCGCCCTGCAATACCTGGGCCGGACACAGTACGCAGCCGGCCAAACCTCCGCTGCGGTTGAATCCTTCACCCGGGCGCTCGACCTGCGGGTTGCGCAATCGGCCGATGCCGCCCAGATCTACTCGTCCACGGTGGCGCTCCAGCGGGCCAGGGACGTCCTGGACCTGGCCTGCTAG
- the aroB gene encoding 3-dehydroquinate synthase translates to MNTQSTIINVTGEGAGNNYGVVVGRGLLGGLPALLGERVRRVLVIHPRALRLTGDTVRDELAAAGFTSLTAEIPDAEEGKHIQVAAFCWQVLGQNDFTRSDAIVAVGGGAVTDLAGFVAATWLRGVKVIHMPTSLLAMVDASVGGKTGINTAEGKNLVGAFHPPAAVLADLDTLDTLPKNEIISGLAEVIKCGFIADPAILDLVEKDPGAVVDPRSAELRELIERAVAVKAKVVSEDLKESGLREILNYGHTLGHAIELVERYSWRHGAAVSVGMMFAAELARSVGRLSDVDADRHRSILEGLGLPVTYRRDRWQGLLDGMRRDKKSRGDLLRFVVLDGIAKPGILDVPDTSLLFAAYQEIAS, encoded by the coding sequence GTGAACACCCAATCAACAATCATCAACGTCACCGGCGAAGGTGCCGGCAACAACTACGGGGTTGTCGTCGGCCGCGGCCTGCTTGGTGGCCTTCCCGCGCTGCTCGGGGAGCGCGTCCGCCGGGTCCTGGTGATCCACCCCCGCGCTCTGCGCCTCACCGGTGACACCGTCCGCGATGAACTCGCTGCCGCCGGCTTCACCTCCCTCACCGCCGAAATCCCCGACGCCGAAGAAGGCAAGCACATCCAGGTGGCAGCATTCTGCTGGCAGGTCCTGGGCCAGAACGACTTCACCCGCTCGGACGCCATCGTCGCCGTCGGCGGCGGGGCAGTGACCGATCTGGCAGGCTTCGTCGCCGCCACCTGGCTGCGCGGGGTCAAAGTCATCCACATGCCCACCAGCCTGCTGGCCATGGTGGACGCCTCCGTGGGCGGCAAGACCGGCATCAACACCGCCGAGGGAAAGAACCTCGTGGGGGCCTTCCATCCGCCCGCCGCCGTCCTGGCGGACCTGGACACCTTGGACACGCTGCCCAAGAATGAGATCATTTCCGGCCTGGCGGAGGTCATCAAGTGCGGCTTCATTGCCGATCCCGCCATCCTGGACCTGGTGGAAAAGGACCCCGGCGCTGTGGTGGACCCGCGCTCCGCCGAGCTCCGGGAACTCATCGAGCGGGCCGTTGCGGTGAAGGCGAAAGTGGTTTCCGAGGACCTCAAAGAGTCAGGGCTGCGTGAAATCCTGAACTACGGGCACACCCTGGGGCACGCCATCGAACTGGTGGAACGGTACTCCTGGCGGCACGGGGCCGCAGTGTCCGTAGGCATGATGTTCGCAGCGGAACTTGCCCGCAGCGTGGGGCGGCTCAGCGACGTCGACGCCGACCGGCACCGGAGCATCCTGGAAGGGCTTGGGCTCCCGGTCACCTACCGCCGTGACCGCTGGCAGGGCCTGCTGGACGGCATGCGCCGGGACAAGAAGTCCCGCGGGGACCTGCTGCGGTTCGTGGTGCTCGACGGCATCGCCAAACCGGGCATCCTCGATGTCCCGGACACCTCGCTGCTGTTTGCTGCCTACCAGGAAATCGCGTCCTGA
- a CDS encoding shikimate kinase, whose amino-acid sequence MLHSSNTGPVGDRPIVLIGPMAVGKSAIGQQLAQQLGARFVDTDAVIVAGHGSIAEIFAGRGEHAFREIEARTVAHAVEEAEGTPTVISLGGGAVLDSGTQQLISRCTVVYLECDAETVADRIARNAGRPLLAGDAMGRWTAMFATRRPVYERLADITLDVRHGSIPELGGRLEAALRNHAAAKQEVEK is encoded by the coding sequence GTGCTCCACAGCAGCAATACCGGACCTGTTGGCGACCGACCGATCGTGCTCATCGGCCCCATGGCCGTTGGCAAGTCAGCCATCGGACAGCAACTGGCACAGCAGTTGGGCGCCCGGTTCGTTGACACTGACGCCGTGATCGTTGCCGGTCATGGATCCATCGCCGAAATCTTCGCCGGCCGCGGTGAACACGCCTTCCGGGAAATTGAGGCAAGGACCGTTGCCCACGCCGTCGAGGAAGCCGAGGGAACCCCCACGGTTATCTCACTGGGCGGGGGAGCGGTACTGGACTCCGGCACGCAGCAACTGATCAGCCGCTGCACGGTGGTGTACCTGGAATGCGATGCCGAAACGGTGGCGGACAGGATTGCCCGAAACGCCGGCAGGCCCCTGCTTGCCGGCGACGCCATGGGTCGCTGGACAGCAATGTTCGCCACCCGCAGGCCTGTCTACGAGCGGCTGGCCGACATCACCCTCGACGTCCGCCACGGCTCGATACCCGAGCTCGGCGGCCGGCTGGAAGCAGCACTGCGGAACCATGCAGCTGCCAAACAGGAAGTTGAAAAGTGA
- the aroC gene encoding chorismate synthase encodes MMRWLTAGESHGPALMGIIEGVPAGVEITSGHIADSLARRRLGYGRGARMKFEQDVVTILGGVRHGVTQGGPVAIQVGNTEWPKWEQIMSADPVAAELLADQARNAPLTRPRPGHADFTGMQKYGFDEARPVLERASARETATRVALGTVAAQFLRHLGIELVSHTVSIASVTVPEGRPLPVPGNVIALDADPLRCFDRETSDAMVAEVDAAHKEGETLGGVVEVLAYGLPPGLGSYVHWDRRLDARLAAALMGIQAIKGVEVGDGFLTAARRGSAAHDEIVRDGEGRIVRSSNRAGGIEGGMSIGDVLRVRAAMKPIATVPRALRTIDVSTGEPAKAHHQRSDVCAVPAAGVVAEAMVALVLAEAVIEKFGGDSVAETARNIKGYLDNIPASLDSIGQ; translated from the coding sequence ATTATGCGTTGGTTGACTGCCGGTGAATCCCATGGCCCGGCTCTGATGGGAATTATTGAGGGCGTCCCCGCCGGTGTGGAAATCACCAGCGGGCACATCGCAGACTCCCTGGCCCGCCGCCGACTTGGCTACGGCCGGGGTGCGCGGATGAAATTCGAGCAGGACGTTGTGACGATCCTCGGCGGTGTCCGGCACGGCGTCACCCAGGGCGGTCCCGTTGCCATTCAGGTGGGAAACACTGAGTGGCCCAAGTGGGAGCAGATCATGTCCGCTGACCCCGTGGCCGCCGAACTCCTCGCCGACCAGGCCCGCAACGCGCCCCTCACGCGGCCCCGCCCGGGACACGCAGACTTCACCGGCATGCAGAAGTACGGCTTCGACGAGGCGCGTCCGGTGCTTGAGCGGGCCAGCGCAAGGGAAACGGCAACCCGCGTGGCGCTGGGCACCGTAGCGGCACAGTTCCTCAGGCATCTCGGCATTGAACTGGTCAGCCACACCGTGTCCATCGCCAGCGTGACGGTCCCGGAAGGCCGCCCGCTGCCCGTACCGGGCAACGTCATCGCCCTGGATGCCGACCCCCTGCGCTGCTTCGACCGTGAAACCTCGGACGCCATGGTGGCCGAGGTGGACGCCGCGCACAAGGAAGGCGAAACGCTGGGCGGCGTGGTGGAGGTTCTGGCTTACGGACTCCCGCCGGGACTTGGCAGCTACGTGCACTGGGACCGCCGGCTGGACGCCAGGCTCGCGGCCGCCCTGATGGGCATCCAGGCCATCAAGGGCGTGGAGGTCGGCGACGGCTTCCTCACCGCCGCCCGCCGCGGTTCCGCCGCCCATGATGAAATCGTCCGCGACGGCGAGGGCCGGATTGTCCGCTCCAGCAACCGCGCCGGCGGAATCGAAGGCGGCATGAGCATTGGGGACGTCCTGCGCGTCCGCGCGGCCATGAAGCCCATCGCCACCGTTCCGCGCGCCCTGCGGACCATCGATGTCAGCACCGGGGAACCGGCCAAAGCCCACCACCAGCGTTCCGACGTTTGTGCAGTCCCGGCCGCCGGCGTGGTGGCCGAGGCCATGGTGGCCCTGGTCCTCGCCGAGGCCGTCATCGAAAAGTTCGGCGGTGACTCAGTGGCGGAAACCGCGCGCAACATCAAGGGTTACCTGGACAACATCCCGGCATCCCTGGACTCGATCGGCCAGTAG
- a CDS encoding shikimate dehydrogenase, whose protein sequence is MSLRAAVLGHPISHSKSPALHLSAYAQLGAGISYTAIDVTEELLPSFMRQIRHQPGWRGLSVTMPLKTAMLDQVDEVRGVAQTLGVVNTVTFEESAGGTRVVGSNTDVTGIFNALCHAGTAAAPSAVILGGGGTAASAVAALKELGTGTVQLFVRDASRTADVRAAADSLGVALEVHSLTEAARPTSEADVVISTLPPRAADGLAAELAALKTPTPGVLLDVAYDPWPSLIASVWQAGGGRVVPGLEMLLYQAVEQVRLFTRRGEDVNAAVIDVMCDAVGLARRAF, encoded by the coding sequence ATGAGCCTGCGGGCTGCCGTCCTGGGCCACCCGATCAGCCACTCAAAATCCCCGGCGCTGCATCTGTCGGCGTACGCGCAGCTGGGTGCAGGGATCAGCTATACGGCCATCGACGTCACGGAGGAGTTGCTGCCGTCCTTCATGCGCCAGATCCGGCACCAGCCTGGCTGGCGCGGTCTCTCGGTAACGATGCCGCTGAAGACCGCGATGCTCGACCAGGTGGACGAGGTGCGGGGAGTGGCACAGACCCTGGGTGTGGTGAACACCGTTACCTTCGAGGAATCCGCCGGTGGAACCAGGGTGGTCGGCTCCAATACGGACGTCACCGGCATCTTTAACGCCCTCTGCCATGCCGGGACCGCGGCAGCGCCTTCGGCGGTCATCCTGGGTGGGGGCGGGACGGCTGCATCGGCAGTCGCTGCCCTGAAGGAGCTCGGAACCGGAACGGTACAGCTGTTCGTCCGCGATGCCTCGCGGACAGCGGACGTCCGGGCGGCCGCGGACAGCCTTGGCGTTGCCCTGGAGGTCCACTCCCTAACGGAAGCCGCCCGCCCCACGTCGGAAGCCGACGTCGTGATTTCCACCCTGCCGCCCCGCGCGGCGGACGGACTCGCAGCGGAACTTGCCGCCCTGAAGACACCGACGCCGGGTGTGCTGCTGGATGTTGCCTACGATCCCTGGCCCAGCCTGATTGCCTCCGTGTGGCAGGCCGGCGGTGGCCGTGTGGTCCCTGGCCTGGAAATGCTGTTGTACCAGGCCGTGGAGCAGGTGAGGCTCTTCACCCGGCGCGGGGAAGACGTTAATGCAGCTGTCATAGATGTGATGTGTGACGCAGTCGGCCTTGCCCGGCGGGCGTTCTGA